A stretch of DNA from Staphylococcus sp. KG4-3:
ATGATTCGTGACCGTGGCGAATGGGTAATTTCACGTCAACGTGTATGGGGAGTGCCATTACCAGTATTTTATGCTGAAAACGGCGACATTATCATGACATCAGAAACAGTTAACCATGTTGCTGATTTATTTGAAACAAATGGATCAAACATCTGGTTTGAACGTGATGCGAAAGATTTACTACCTGAAGGCTTTACGCATCCAGGTAGCCCTAACGGTGAATTTACAAAAGAAACTGATATCATGGATGTTTGGTTTGACTCAGGTTCATCACACCGTGGTGTGTTAGAGGCACGTTCGGAATTATCATACCCAGCTGATTTATACCTTGAAGGTAGTGACCAATACCGTGGCTGGTTCAACTCATCAATTACAACTTCAGTGGCTACAAGAGGCCAATCTCCATATAAAATGTTATTATCACATGGTTTTGTTATGGATGGAGAAGGTAAGAAAATGAGTAAATCATTAGGCAATGTGATTGTGCCGGATCAAATTGTGAAACAAAAAGGTGCAGACATTGCACGTCTATGGGTGAGTAGTGTTGATTACCTAGCAGACGTACGTATTTCAGATGAAATATTAAAACAAACTTCTGACGTATACAGAAAAATTAGAAATACTTTGAGATTTATGTTAGGTAACGTAAATGATTATAACCCTGCGACAGATGCAATAGCTGAAGATAATTTATTAGAAGTGGATAAATATTTATTGAACAGATTACGTGAGTTCACTGCGAATACTTTAGACCACTATGATAACTATGACTATTTAGATATCTTCCAAGAGGTTCAAAACTTTATTAATGTAGAACTAAGTAACTTCTACTTAGACTATGGTAAAGATATTCTTTATATTGAAGAGCGTGATTCTCATAAACGTCGTAGTATGCAAACAGTTTTATACCAAATCGTAGTTGATATGACGAAATTATTAGCTCCTATCTTAGTGCATACATCTGAAGAGGTTTGGTCACATATTCCTCATGTAGAGGAAGAAAGTGTACACTTAACGAACATGCCAGAGCGTGTTGAAGTAGACCGTGAATTTGTAGATAGATGGAATACATTTATGAAATTACGTGATGATGTCAACCGTGCATTAGAAGTTGCACGTAACGAAAAAGTAATCGGTAAATCATTAGAAGCTAAAGTTGTGATTGGAAGCAATGATAACTTTGACGCTACATCATTCTTACAACAATTTGCTGATCTGCAACAATTATTTATTACTTCTCAAGCAGAAGTAGTAGATCATGTAGAAGATGGAATTCCATATCAATATGGAGATATTCGTATTGAGCATGCACATGGTGAAAAATGTGAGCGTTGCTGGAATTACAGTGAATCATTAGGTTCTGTAGGTGAACTAAATAACTTGTGCCCGCGTTGTCAAGAAGTTGTCAAAACGCTAGTATAATTGAGACACTAGTTGTTATTAATTGAATATATTGATTTGGATGAGGCTGGGACATAATTAAGTGTCTTAGCCTCATCTTTGCTGGAGTGGAATGATAATAAAACTTATGTTATAAAATATAAAGTCATTACCACTCAATATTTCTGATTCCTTTTATTTATTTTCGATGGTGTACATTGATAATAAAACAAAGATAAAGTAATTTAGAAGAGCTTAAGTAAAACTTGATTTTAGAAGGGTGTTTTTTATGTTTCATAACCAAAGTGCACATTTTGTAAACGGCATAACATTAAATGTAAGAGATAAAGAAGCTATGAAACAATTTTATGAACATATCTTAGGGCTTAATGTAGTGAATGAATCATATTCGATTGTCCATTATGAAATTGGCAATTCAAATCATTTTCTTACCTTAAAGCAAATTAACTATGGTAGAGAACCATTAACTTCGGAAGCAGGGTTATTTCATTTAGCAATTAGATTACCATCGAAAACAGATTTAGCGGATTTGCTCGTTCAATTGAGTGAGTATGGATTGCCTATTAATGGTGGAGAGCATGATATTACAACCTCATTGTTTTTGGAAGACCCGGAAGGCAATGGCTTAGAATTTTATGTGGATCATCCTATTGAAGATTGGGTATTTGAAGATGACAAGGTTGTTTTAGAAACACAACCAATCAATGTTCCTAATTTATTAACCTATGTTTCAAATGAAAAATGGCAAGGTATACCTGATGAAACGTTAATTGGATATATTAATCTTAAAACGATAGAATTAAAGCGCGTAATTTCATATTATAAAAATTTCTTTGGTTTAGAAGCATCTTCATTAGAAACAAATACGGCATTGTATTTATCTTCTAATGGTTACCACCAACATATAGTAGTTAATAATTGGTTTTCTCGAATTAAGCGCATTGAAAACCAAAAAACATATGGGTTGGCATGTGTAGATTATCACTATCCTGAGACGACTCACAAGAATATTACAGGACCAGATGGAATACTGTTTCGTTTTAATTTTTATAAAGTAATGTAACTAATGTGAAGTAAAGACAAAATTATTTTATTATGATACTAGGAAATTTTATTAAATGAGTATTATGAAAGAATATAGTATTATACCAATGGTTGATTATGAATTATTAAGTTTTATATATATAATCAAACTGTAACTTTTTTTATAAGTTTGATTAGGATATAATGAAAGATGTTGTAAAAGCGACTGAGCGCAGAATAGGAGGTACAGGCATGAAACGTCAGTACTACATTAGTATTTCTTTATTCATAACAATCGTTATATTATTATTAGATCAAATCACAAAATTTATTGTTGCCAGTTCTATGAGAGTTGGAGATTCTTTTAACGTAATTCCTAATTTTTTAAATATAACTTCTCACCGAAATAATGGTGCAGCATGGGGTATATTGAGTGGGAAAATGAGCTTTTTCTATATTATTACAATTATCATTCTGGTTGTATTAATTATATTTTACATTAAAGAAGCGAAACAGCATTTATTAATGCAAGTAGCTATTAGTTTATTATTTGCAGGAGCATTAGGTAATTTTATTGATCGTGTGTTACATGGAGAAGTTGTAGATTTTGTTGATACAAATATTTTCGGTTATAATTTCCCGATATTTAATGTAGCAGATTCTAGTTTGACCATAGGCGTGTTGTTAATAGTAATCGCTTTGTTAACAGATATGAAGAAAGAAGAATAGGAGAGATATCGTATGGAAATACATGAGTTTAAGATAGAAGACCAGAACGATACAGGTCAACGTATTGATAAGTTATTACCTGAATATAATTCAGATTGGTCACGCACTCAAATCCAAGATTGGATAAAAGAGAATCTTGTAAAAGTTAATGATAAAATCATTAAGTCTAACTACAAGACAAAGTTGAATGACTATATAGTTGTGACTGAAAAAGAAATTGTAGAAGCGGATATTCAACCAGAAAATTTAAATTTAGATATTTTTTATGAAGATGATGATGTAGCTATAGTATATAAACCTAAAGGAATGGTAGTTCACCCATCAGCTGGTCATTACACAGGTACTTTAGTTAATGGTCTTATGTATCAAATGAAGAATTTATCAGGTATTAATGGTGAAATTCGTCCAGGTATTGTACACCGTATCGATAAAGATACATCTGGATTATTAATGGTCGCTAAAAATGATATAGCTCATCGTAGTTTAGTAGACCAATTAGTTAATAAGACAGTTACTCGTAAATATGTCGCATTGGTTCATGGTAATATTCCACATGATTATGGCACAATTGATGCACCAATTGGCAGAAACAAGAATGATCGTCAGTCTATGGATGTTGTAGATGATGGCAAAGATGCAATTACGCATTTTAATGTATTAGAGCATTTTGATAAATATACATTAATCGAGTGTATACTAGAAACTGGCCGTACACACCAAATTCGTGTGCATATGAAATATATTGGGTTCCCATTAGTTGGTGATCCAAAATATGGACCGAAAAAAACGATGGATATAGGTGGCCAAGCATTACATGCTAGTTTAATAGGGTTTGAACATCCAATTACACATGAAAATATTGAAAAATCAGCCGCATTACCAGATGATTTTGAGCAATTATTAACTGAGTTACGTAGAAGCGAAAAATAATTATAAGAGTTTGGATATAAATATCTCTAATTAAAGAATAAACGTCAATTTCTATATAATCTAAATAGAAATTGACGTTTTCTTTGTTTATTGAAGTTTATATGCTTAAGTGTCCATCTTGAAGTGAGCATATCATAATAAATGTTAGTCCTTTATGTTGAATATTAAGTTTATGTCTCAAGCGCTTTATTGTTCTTTTATCACGAATTGAATTAACGATTACTATAATGTGCTTGTTATTTTCATGTTTATCGACTTGCAAGGTAATATGATTCATGGTATTATAATGACAGTTTAATAAAGAGCGAAAGTCTTTAATTGTGAGTCCAGAGAGGCTCCGAAGACATGTATTTAATAAAAATGATTATAAACTTACTGTTTGTTCATAAGAATGAAGAAACGCTATTGTAGTTATAGCTTCTTAACGCAATAGGAGCCATAGTATAATTTTTTAACTATGGAAGAGAAAGCATCTCATGTTATCGAGTGATGTCTCTTGAAGTTTGTAGACTTTTTAACTAAACCTCATGTCTAATAAAGACATGGGGTTTTCTTTATATCATCACTTAATTAAAGGCAGGTGTTTAAAATGTCAGAGCGCGTTATTATGGATGAGGCAGCAATACAAAGAACAGTTACACGTATTGCACATGAAATTTTAGAATATAACAAAGGTACTAATAATTTAATCTTATTAGGCATTAAGACACGTGGTGCATTTTTAGCGAGACGTATACAACAAAAGATCGAACAAATAGAAGAGGTAGCTGTGCCAACTGGAACAATAGATATTACACAATTCAGGGATGATTTAGAGCAAACAATAAATCAAGGAAATGATAAAGCGTATGAAATAGATGTAAATATTACAAATCAGGTTGTTGTTATTATCGATGATGTTTTATACACAGGAAGAACAGTGCGAGCTTCATTAGACGCTGTTCTACAGTATGCGAGGCCCAAAAAAATTGGCTTAGCTACTTTAGTAGACAGAGGTCATAGAGAATTACCGATTCGCGCTGACTTCGTAGGAAAAAATATTCCTACAGCAAAAGAAGAAGATGTATCAGTATTTCTCCAAGAAATAGATGATAGAAATGCAGTTGTAATTGAATAGCACCTTTTAATTCAGTACGAGAGACTGAAAAGGGAAGAGGTAAAAGCTACTATAAAAATTATTGTTTGAACGGGATTTTTATAGGCTTTTAGAAAGATAAGCTACTTGCTTAAAACAAACGCCTCTTCATATTATCTTGATTAAATTATATTGAGCTATCGTTTTAACTTACGAATAACGCTTAGTTTTCTATAATCAAAACAGGTAATATATACTTTTTAGTCTCTTTACATGGATTCAATGTAAAGAGATTTTTTTATGAGAGGAAGCATAAACATGGAAAATGAAACAATGTTT
This window harbors:
- the ileS gene encoding isoleucine--tRNA ligase, whose protein sequence is MDYKDTLLMPKTDFPMRGGLPNKEPKIQEEWDEKNIYQKVLDKNEGNPSYILHDGPPYANGNLHMGHALNKILKDIITRYKSMRGYYAPYVPGWDTHGLPIEQALTKKGVKRKELSVAEFRKKCEAFALEQIENQKKDFKRLGVKGDFNDPYITLKPEYEAAQIRLFGEMAEKGLIYKGKKPVYWSPSSESSLAEAEIEYQDKRSPSIYVAFDVKDGKGIVDPDAKFIIWTTTPWTLPSNVAITVHPDLTYGQYNVNGQKYIIGKDLVSDVVEALGWDEDTLVLENEFKGKDLEYVEAQHPFFERESLVINGLHVTTDAGTGCVHTAPGHGEDDYIVGQKYNLPVISPVDDKGVFTDEAGQFEGMFYDKANKEITDLLKEKDALLHLEFITHSYPHDWRTKKPVIFRATPQWFASIDKVRQDILDAIDETQFKVDWGKTRIYNMIRDRGEWVISRQRVWGVPLPVFYAENGDIIMTSETVNHVADLFETNGSNIWFERDAKDLLPEGFTHPGSPNGEFTKETDIMDVWFDSGSSHRGVLEARSELSYPADLYLEGSDQYRGWFNSSITTSVATRGQSPYKMLLSHGFVMDGEGKKMSKSLGNVIVPDQIVKQKGADIARLWVSSVDYLADVRISDEILKQTSDVYRKIRNTLRFMLGNVNDYNPATDAIAEDNLLEVDKYLLNRLREFTANTLDHYDNYDYLDIFQEVQNFINVELSNFYLDYGKDILYIEERDSHKRRSMQTVLYQIVVDMTKLLAPILVHTSEEVWSHIPHVEEESVHLTNMPERVEVDREFVDRWNTFMKLRDDVNRALEVARNEKVIGKSLEAKVVIGSNDNFDATSFLQQFADLQQLFITSQAEVVDHVEDGIPYQYGDIRIEHAHGEKCERCWNYSESLGSVGELNNLCPRCQEVVKTLV
- a CDS encoding VOC family protein codes for the protein MFHNQSAHFVNGITLNVRDKEAMKQFYEHILGLNVVNESYSIVHYEIGNSNHFLTLKQINYGREPLTSEAGLFHLAIRLPSKTDLADLLVQLSEYGLPINGGEHDITTSLFLEDPEGNGLEFYVDHPIEDWVFEDDKVVLETQPINVPNLLTYVSNEKWQGIPDETLIGYINLKTIELKRVISYYKNFFGLEASSLETNTALYLSSNGYHQHIVVNNWFSRIKRIENQKTYGLACVDYHYPETTHKNITGPDGILFRFNFYKVM
- the lspA gene encoding signal peptidase II, which gives rise to MKRQYYISISLFITIVILLLDQITKFIVASSMRVGDSFNVIPNFLNITSHRNNGAAWGILSGKMSFFYIITIIILVVLIIFYIKEAKQHLLMQVAISLLFAGALGNFIDRVLHGEVVDFVDTNIFGYNFPIFNVADSSLTIGVLLIVIALLTDMKKEE
- a CDS encoding RluA family pseudouridine synthase; protein product: MEIHEFKIEDQNDTGQRIDKLLPEYNSDWSRTQIQDWIKENLVKVNDKIIKSNYKTKLNDYIVVTEKEIVEADIQPENLNLDIFYEDDDVAIVYKPKGMVVHPSAGHYTGTLVNGLMYQMKNLSGINGEIRPGIVHRIDKDTSGLLMVAKNDIAHRSLVDQLVNKTVTRKYVALVHGNIPHDYGTIDAPIGRNKNDRQSMDVVDDGKDAITHFNVLEHFDKYTLIECILETGRTHQIRVHMKYIGFPLVGDPKYGPKKTMDIGGQALHASLIGFEHPITHENIEKSAALPDDFEQLLTELRRSEK
- the pyrR gene encoding bifunctional pyr operon transcriptional regulator/uracil phosphoribosyltransferase PyrR, with protein sequence MSERVIMDEAAIQRTVTRIAHEILEYNKGTNNLILLGIKTRGAFLARRIQQKIEQIEEVAVPTGTIDITQFRDDLEQTINQGNDKAYEIDVNITNQVVVIIDDVLYTGRTVRASLDAVLQYARPKKIGLATLVDRGHRELPIRADFVGKNIPTAKEEDVSVFLQEIDDRNAVVIE